The sequence TTGGGCGACCAGAAACTGTAGTCTGAACTATAGTGCAGTATACAGGGCGATTCACGATCCAAGATGACTCATcacatttttcctttaattacGTTACGCGTTATAAGTAGAAatgataaattcaatttatatataaatattgaaattattaaaaataatactgatataGAAGGTGCGAGTTAGTCTTTAATTATCTACTAATGATAAgagactatatttattataatagattcaCATGTTCAGGCATGGGGCATGGTTTGGTTTGAAAATTgcagcaatattataatattgatatacagTAGACACCGCTTATATGATTCACGGATATAAGGTTCAGTCACTTATTATTAGACTAAAAATCGTCTGGAACAACGTCCGGACgtatcaaaatacattaaaaaaaatcggttaTAAGACTCAACACTTCGGTTATAAAActcaaatttcgtaaaataaatagtagaaaataaacttttttggttataatttagaaataaattgttattgaaaaataaaaaaatattcgtgttGATTATTTCTAGTTTTTGTTGgtaccttataagttataacgtataataatttttatcacagATAAAAGTTCACATTTATCGCAacgattatcgttattatattttcggaatattagaatgaaatataaaacaaactaaaattacaattttttttcaaaaataatttttcaaaataaataataaatacattatacatacatcctttataattttttattaatatataatttttataatatttttatatgtaatatttacctattataattttagtttttttttatcaggattattaaatttattcaataataagtatgtaatatgtaatatatgttaaagtattaaaattaaagcaaaatatgtagtaaaataaaatttataaatacgttattaattttttttcccactTCGCCTATAACATTCATtcggttataagactcactttgtGCTGGTGGTCCCAAAGTGAGTCTTTTAAGCGGCGTCTACTAGCTGTAATAACATTAATcgttatatagaaataataagtaggaactgaaataaatagtaaatattacgtatattttatacatattatttattgtatttatgtataaatgaaaGAATAAAGGATTGCtatttttatagtaggtacatacagTTTAATAACTCAGAAGCTACTATACACATTtggattaaaatgttaaatattttcaaaataaaaccatCTACTTAAACATTCTAACATTCACagtaaaaaccattaaaaaatatttaaaagaaggCGCTTGTATCTCTAATGGAACTTTTTAAACGGTATGGACaataatttaagtacataaaaatatagtctTGAGTATGCTTAAAAtctccaaaaatcagaatttgaataaatacgtattattaaatagaataaaatggaTTTTCCATTTTATTGTGAACAATTTAATGATGTGCCTACacacaaaatcattttttttttcacgaccATCTCGACTATCTCgacttaaacattaattattataccttattAAAATGTCGGTCGTTTAATCGAGTGCGATATTGTGCGGACGAGgagtaaatctaaaatttaaaaaaattcagacCGACCATAATATAAGACTGTACACGTCTGTACGCTTGACTCACCTCGACGCGATGTCGTGCAGGTGCATGCGCGTGTTGTTCAATTCAAACTGCAACGATTACAACATTCATACAAAGATTTCGCTCAGCGGATAACCGCGTATGATGGTCGATAATGTTTAAGACAGCGCTAATCATAGCAATGACATAAATTATGGCGCCATGGTCTATGCACtgcagattaaataaaaaaaagatttcactCAGAAATCCAAGCAAATTAACCGAAAAGCATAATAGAAGTACacataattttcattttcacaTTTGTAAATTCAAAAAAGTGATTTTGTTAATATACAAGTCAAACGCGTAGAACGCCCTCGATGTGCCTGTGTAATActgcatagtattataatattgtatacaacacACACGAGacacataaatatgtaatatatttgttaaagtGCCACATCGTTGTCGATTCGCATCACATTAGCTaccgatcatattattataatatgagtattgtcttatgtgtaatataatgttCAGGCCTTGACCGAACGTATATGCGTTatggtacatatatataccacGGTTTAACGATGTATATCAAACCTGAGCACGCTCTACATCACGGCCAATATGTTATGCGTATGGTTTTGGTGGGTATTTTTCATTGAGACGCGTGTCATCTAAATTCATGTATACGTCCATcaaaacaatatgataaattataatagttgaatTTCCGTAAGTTAAATTTGACGAACATAATATAACCTCGCCTGCGTAGTCCACGTCCCGGCGGTTTTAACCTTATACTAATACTGTAGTATGCCTATGTCGATGGTTTAAAATACTCGAGTTGTAAATGTATATGCCTATTGCCTATTAAGTATTAGTGTAACCAGCACAATAGGTTTCCAAGCTCGGCATCCCAAATATTTCTCAGTTATTCGTACACACAATACAgttgtgtacactgtacaaggTATTCACCTGCTTATTAGATCTAAATGTATTGTTATGATTAATGGCAAAAAACGTGAAGAAAATTATCATAAACGATTGAAacacataaaacaatataaaactgcAGCTGTATGCGTGTGCACATAGGCTGCAGGAGGAGctcgttaacatttttttttaataatcttttgttaaattgttaattttatcttgtttaatgttaatataattccaatgatatatatatatacaattagtaattagtacGTATTTTAGCTTTAAACActgtacaactataatatattgtattttataatacggtGACTCACTTATATAGTCTTAAATATCTTAGTTTTCGTGTGATACAGccatcatacatatataaattatctattattattactgttatttcgCGGTACatgatattgtatacattatgcgAGACTGGCCGTGCTGCGGCTTtttagtatgatataatataatataatactgtacagACTGCAGGTACAATgtgtacacacatatatataggtaacggGTGTACGTCGAGGGGCGATATACTTCATAAAAACGGTGCCTGAGACTAAATATGCGCATGCATTTGTCTGACGAGGGGGTTAGGtaagatggttttttttttatttccgagCAATCGCTCGATTGTATATAATGCCGGTGcaggtataatatacctaccatgCCGTCTGCGAGATGCATTTTTTTCCAACTTTTTTACAATTCGCACATCTTCATTCACAATGCCTATATACGCGCAGCCCTCCGATAAAAATGACTTGGCCGCACACATACGTATAAATACGTGGGAATAACGGGGTAGCGCGTGTACGGTGCAGAGACGGCGGCGGTCCAACCCGGGTGGGCGGGCGGGCGGTCAGCgaattatttgtatatctaatatctacATACATATGACGTATATAGttcgtgtatacatataatgttatgttattataggtatatattatagtaggtgcATATTGTATTTCGACATTATACGATGTACGATATATgcttatacacaatatatatataaatggtgtatttcaatattcgtatatatatatagatcgtATTATGTAGTATAAAGGCATGCCAAATCGCAAAAAAGGATTATAAATAAAGGTCAACAACGAGTTCGGCCGTTGCGCAAGACGTCTCTCGCGTTTTGTGATAGCTGCGGGTAATGTGAGCATTATAATACGCGCgccatagtataataatatctagcATTATATGCGGTATATTCACGCGATTtgtatatgatttatgatttgTGCGTAACGGATGAGAAACGGTAGGacgtataaatataggtattaaggtATATAGAAATACGCACTGCACGAAAGGTATAATACATAGAcgttacaatatacaatttcaacgattgtatataagtaatatacacgtatactgagtaaatatatgaattaagtacatatataatatacataactgcACATGCTTCTGAACGACGATACTGTACAGTAGTGCGCATTATGCGATATATATACGTAACAAATATTACTATCGAATGACTTTAAGCAGAATTAATAATTGCGTGATATCTATTTCTAGAACTTATAGCACCCCCTTATCCTGGCCCTGAGTGTTTCTATACACGTTACCACTCATCACGACGTAGTTCTACAAACTTCGATCATTCTTGTTTTAAGTTtgcgaaatttttttttgaaacgtgTGCAACGCGTGTCTCGTACAATATCAGTTATCTagtaatattttgaactttgaAACAAATTTGGGTTCAGCAAAAACAAATTTAGATTCGAAAACCCTTCGTCATATTGATAACCATAACAATTGTCCAGTTCTCTGCGACCACAGTCAGtggtatattatatctttaatgcCTAAATAGTCAATAATGCTCGAGCCATTATGTCGTACatcgatattatttaataggtcctaatataattgtattatcataccatattcaagatttattatatattatatcaatattactaCTGGAATCGATTTACTTTTATgtccaaaaaatattgtttataattatctgTAGAGGTGTTCgctgtctatactctatagagtCTATAGTATTTGTTTTAGTACTCTCATAGCCTCGTGTGTCTACTTTATTTTGGATAGAATTCTTTGGGTGATCCACTTTTCCACCAAAATCAACCTCTCCGTTTACCGCAAATACATATTATCTCAGTATAATTCAGAACAAAATCCTTATCCATTCTGAGATAAAAAAGATTGATgaaattctttatattttaataatttatatatatattataaaataatgtaaaagtacctatttgttgatatattaatatttgatttactaCGTATAACTTGAACACATCGATAAATTCGAATCATACGATTTGATACaacgttaaataaatgaaacaagAATGTGATAATATagtccaaaattattattttacagatttacaacaaaaaatttTATGTATTGCATTTTCAACTATTAACTAGCTGGAGACAAACCTTACTTCTGTGATATTTCGAAATAGTGTAGTCGGCCAACATGTTGCGAGTGCAAAACGCATTGTATTCGAGTGTGACAGTTTAAAagatataatttcaattatactATGTAACATTATATGATTATGGTTAGTTAATATTTTGGCACCGATGTCCGTTTTGTAATTGGATATGAATATTGTATGCAAAATGTTAATTGGGCGTCTCTAGGCCAAACGGACGGTATAAAACGGACCTTCCGACCAGTGGTCAGTATCAGTCTTCCGTCTGTCTTCAGTCGTACATCTGCACATCCATATTATATTCGAAAGACATTCAAAAGTCAACCTACCAACGAAATCATCATGCAATTCCAAGTAAGtctaaagttttattataaacctaAGTAATTGACACGAATTTTACATCGGtagtatttattgtaaattcgcTATATACGTCCAAACACTATATGTAGTACATAGTATATCTTATATACATGAAGAGCGGAGTGtatcaacatattatgtatgatttattttcattataatttttgtataatattttcttgatatagcctgtatatgtaatatatatatatatatatatatatatatatagagagagagagaaagaggaTCTTAATGATCGATTTATCAACATTtcgtatatctaatattattcgTTTGAAACGATTTTTTGAATCAtcgtttcaatattaaatacattatacagccgttgattttataatatactataaaaacaatgataaatacaGCCTTTGTGTGGTCAATTCGAGTAGGTCAATAATCACGGTACACAGCCAAAAAATAATCTCTCCGTTCTccacctaataatattatatattttagtataactattaaatgttAACGTAAAAATGCCCAAACATTCagatttctataatttataactgctGGAAAACGGAAAGTTCATTTTTTTGCAGAAACCGAGGACGCCCACAAGCTTCATCTTGATTTAAGAACCtaaccaatataaatattatacgtttatcaTTTGCCTGCAGGTATCATTCGCTCTACTCGCCATGGTCGTGTGCTTCGTCGCCGCCGAAACCAAGACACCGTCATCAGCTCAATCAAACACTGACCGAAGCAAACGTGGAGTGATCGTCCCACTGGCCGCCTCACCTTATGTGTCCGCAACATACGCCGCCGCTTCACCTTACGTTGCCGCATCTCCTTACGTGGCCGCATCGCCTTACGTTGCCGCGTCGCCTTACGTGGCCGCCCGGTACGCAGCCACCCCTTATGCTGCCGCCGCCCCATATGCTGCAGTGGCTTCGCCGTACGTCTCCGCTTACTCCGCTTACTCCGCCTACCCGTACGTGGCCAAGACCTTGAGTTCCCCGTACACAGCTGCTTACTACGTATAAAAGAAAAACCTACAGATCGGCCCCCAAAATCTATTTAATGCTACTAACTTCAATCGACTTTGATATAAGTCGagcacttattatttaatttatttatagtaatataatactgtatgatattctataaaattttttaaaaaattaatgaaaaaatattttaatttactcgaAATTGTTGTATGTTTTTtcgaaatgtgaataaaaattcaatttatcaaACAGCTGTTTTgatttacttattgtttttctaTTCATTGGCCTGCAAACGACAAAATAGCTATACATAAAatctaatactatttattattatattctaattattattacattgatgACCTTGCAATAATACAAAAAGCGATTCCATCAGGCGTCCTGTTTTCACTTTGGCACACAATCgatattttttactttctaTGAAGtgatttaacatttaaacatagaaattttagtaaaataatttactgttgATTAGATGATACGTAACTAGTC is a genomic window of Rhopalosiphum padi isolate XX-2018 chromosome 4, ASM2088224v1, whole genome shotgun sequence containing:
- the LOC132930588 gene encoding uncharacterized protein LOC132930588 — its product is MQFQVSFALLAMVVCFVAAETKTPSSAQSNTDRSKRGVIVPLAASPYVSATYAAASPYVAASPYVAASPYVAASPYVAARYAATPYAAAAPYAAVASPYVSAYSAYSAYPYVAKTLSSPYTAAYYV